GCCAAAAGCTTAACCAACTCAGATGAGTTAGAATTAATAACGCCTCCGCCTGATAAAATAACAGGCCTAGCACTGTTGTTAATGAGCAGGGCAGCATTTTTTATCTGAGATGGGTGTCCATAATAGGTAGGCTTATACCCTCTTAAATCAACATTTTTTTGGGAAACCCATTTGACCTTGCTGTCACTAACATTTTTGGGAATATCAATGAGAACAGGCCCTGGTCTTCCTGTAGAAGCTATATGAAATGCCTCTTTTACAGTTTTGCTCAAATCCTTAACATCTTTCACCAGGTAATTATGCTTGGTAATTGGCATGGTAATACCAGTTATATCAACCTCCTGAAAGGCATCTGTTCCCACCATCTGGGTTGAAACCTGGCCTGTAATGATTACCAGGGGAATAGAGTCCATATAAGCAGTAGCGATGCCCGTAACAAGGTTTGTAGCCCCTGGCCCTGAGGTTGCCATGCACACTCCTACTTTACCTGTGGTTCTTGCATAGCCGCTTGCTGCATGTACTGCAGCCTGCTCCTGCCTTACCAGAACATGCTTTATTGAGCTTTCCAATAAAACATCATATATTGGGAGAACTGCTCCTCCAGGATATCCATATATAACTTCAACTTCCTGCTCCTCTAGAGCTTTTATCAAACATTGTGCTCCAGTAATCTCCATATCAAAGCACCTCCTATAGACTAGGACTGTTTTTTACCATTTTTGCCCTTGGCACCCCTGACCATGGCAACCTTCCCCGTTCTAACCAGCTCCCTGATCCCAAATGGCTTTAATGATGTTTCAATTGCCTTTATTTTTCCTGTATCACCAGTGGCTTCAATTATCAGTGAGTCTCTTCCTATGTCAACAATTCTCGCCCTGAATATGTCTACAATCTGCATTATTTCCGCCCTTACAGTTGGTTCAGCATTTACTTTGATAAGGACTAGCTCCCTGTCAACATTTTCTTCCTGTGTAATATCAGTAAGTTTTATTACCTCTATCAGCTTATGAAGCTGCTTGGTAACCTGCTCTATAACCTTTTCATCACCCTCTACCACAATTGTCATTCTTGAAATTGAAGGGTCTTCAGTTTCTCCTACGGCCAAACTATCAATATTGTAGCCCCTGCGGGCAAACAATCCTGCAATTCTAGTCAAAACCCCTGGTTTATTTTCCACTAATACAGCTAAGGTATGTTTCATCTGATTACCTCCCTAGCATTTCATAAATTGAACCGCCAGCCGGCACCATTGGAAATACATTCTCTTCTTTTTCCACTATAAAGTCCATTAATACAGGACCCGGATAATCTTTTGCTTCTTGAAGAGCCGGCAGTACTTCTTCCGGTTTTGTAACCCTTAAAGCCTTAACACCAAATGCTTCAGCCAGTTTAACAAAGTCAGGACCTTGATTTATATTTGTGTGAGAGTATCTTTTGTCCAGGAATAAATCCTGCCATTGCCTGACCATTCCTAAATATCCATTATTAATGATGCAGATCTTAACCGGCAAATTATATATGGCAGCTGTTGCCAGTTCCTGACAGTTCATTTGAAAACCGCCATCCCCAACTACGGCCACAACCAGGGATTCTGGGTTTGCAACCTGGGCTCCTATTGCTCCTGGGAAACCATATCCCATGGTTCCTAGACCACCTGAAGTAAAAAATCCTCTGCCTCTTCTGGTTTTAATATACTGGGCCGACCACATCTGGTGCTGTCCAGTATCAGCTACCACAAAGGAGCTGTCTTCGAGTATTTCATTGATGGATGATATGACATATTGGGGTTTTAATGTTCCTTCCCCTTGAACAAACCTTAGAGGGTATTTTTCCTTCCACTCATTTATCTGGACAATCCAATCTGGTCTTTTTTGTGGTTCCAGCCTATTTATAAGCTTCTCTAAAATTTCTTTCGTATCTCCTAAAACAGCGACATCAACTGCAACATTCTTATTAATCTCAGCAGGATCAATTTCTATATGCACCTTCTTTGCATTGGGTGCAAAGGTCTTTACGTTACCAGTAACCCTATCGTCAAATCTTGCACCTACCGCCAGTAAAAGATCAGATTCGGTAATTGCATAGTTTGCATAGACTGTACCGTGCATTCCCGGCATTCCCAGGGCTAATGGGTGGGTATCAGGAATAGCACCCTTGGCCATTAGTGTGCAGGTTACAGGAATATCCAACTTTTCAGCCAGTTCTACCAATTGCTTTTCAGCACCAGAGGCTATAACCCCGCCCCCTGCATAAAGTACTGGTCTTTTTGCTGCTTTGATAAGTTTAACTGTTTCCTCAAGTTCTTTTTCAATACCGTTAGGCTTTAATTTGTAACCTGGCAGATTATACTCTGGAGGATAAAAGAACTCACAGGTTTTTACTGTTATATCCTTTGGTATATCCACAATAACCGGCCCTGGTCTGCCTGTGGTAGCTATATAAAAAGCCTCATGGATGCAGCGTGCCAGATCCTTAATATCCTTTACTAGAAACCCATATTTTGTAATTGGTAAGGTTATGCCTGTAATATCTGCTTCCTGAAAGGAATCCCTTCCAATGGCAGGGATTGCCACCTGTCCTGTGATAACCACCATTGGAATGCTGTCCATGTAGGCTGTAGCAATTCCAGTTACTAGATTTGCTGCTCCTGGCCCTGAAGTAGCCAATACAACTCCAGGCCTGCCAGTAGAGCGAGCATATCCATCTGCAGCATGAACTCCACCTTGTTCATGCCTTGGCAAAATATGCTTAATTGCCGTACAGTTGTACAGGGCATCGTAGATGTGAAGTACCGTACCTCCTGGATACCC
The window above is part of the Desulfitibacter alkalitolerans DSM 16504 genome. Proteins encoded here:
- the ilvB gene encoding biosynthetic-type acetolactate synthase large subunit; the encoded protein is MEVNKIGNCLENYGKGEVLTGAEVLLRALEMEGVDTIFGYPGGTVLHIYDALYNCTAIKHILPRHEQGGVHAADGYARSTGRPGVVLATSGPGAANLVTGIATAYMDSIPMVVITGQVAIPAIGRDSFQEADITGITLPITKYGFLVKDIKDLARCIHEAFYIATTGRPGPVIVDIPKDITVKTCEFFYPPEYNLPGYKLKPNGIEKELEETVKLIKAAKRPVLYAGGGVIASGAEKQLVELAEKLDIPVTCTLMAKGAIPDTHPLALGMPGMHGTVYANYAITESDLLLAVGARFDDRVTGNVKTFAPNAKKVHIEIDPAEINKNVAVDVAVLGDTKEILEKLINRLEPQKRPDWIVQINEWKEKYPLRFVQGEGTLKPQYVISSINEILEDSSFVVADTGQHQMWSAQYIKTRRGRGFFTSGGLGTMGYGFPGAIGAQVANPESLVVAVVGDGGFQMNCQELATAAIYNLPVKICIINNGYLGMVRQWQDLFLDKRYSHTNINQGPDFVKLAEAFGVKALRVTKPEEVLPALQEAKDYPGPVLMDFIVEKEENVFPMVPAGGSIYEMLGR
- the ilvN gene encoding acetolactate synthase small subunit, which codes for MKHTLAVLVENKPGVLTRIAGLFARRGYNIDSLAVGETEDPSISRMTIVVEGDEKVIEQVTKQLHKLIEVIKLTDITQEENVDRELVLIKVNAEPTVRAEIMQIVDIFRARIVDIGRDSLIIEATGDTGKIKAIETSLKPFGIRELVRTGKVAMVRGAKGKNGKKQS